The following proteins are encoded in a genomic region of Drosophila miranda strain MSH22 chromosome 4, D.miranda_PacBio2.1, whole genome shotgun sequence:
- the LOC108161154 gene encoding uncharacterized protein LOC108161154, giving the protein MSTKSIQGGSCSRLSLATLSLLLLLLPTLLAASPGPKQRARIANSPSDNNASMVEATSKAASTAGKTSEGGRSGSRGNNAKAGSKYEIRGVAGEPHYKSVNLTWEVEFVPSAADTDTNGDGVGDKDGVGATGSPVNVTNMSNEVEPPKAFQIFYCEMQNYGPQRCRVKLVNGTTAEVAADAEDPIGFQVQHFSAAVDNLRMATRYSFHVRPATQRRLQAGGARRPNARAEVHDENEIESAASGHLPGQSIIIPTKGFSAHATQCLPHASEIEVETGPYFGGRIVVDGGNCGVKGDASDAADKYTMRIDHKKCGSMVKPETNTVETFITVQENLGIFTHSTRRFVVVCSYQSGMQTVRASFTVPGKNGVAAAYEPNDPFEPDDDDQRLGRELRQMRYVNKSELVLRESDSEAESVEQAALVEAAQPPATEETTLPAIQAHNSSNSRQQGRALSLASLKEVNSLAEEPARGQTLEQVGTKYAKLVVDQTPGLAQNSWSSARSRPAQREAGPDDGDGDDYDDEVFAPTLRYISSNLSSVLVTVSISVIIISICLVLVQRQRLRPKTPAGHRLSTSSMAPHLPHKTLPRALQQQQYQCTL; this is encoded by the exons ATGTCAACGAAATCAATACAAGGCGGCAGCTGCAGCAGGCTGTCGCTGGCAACGTtgtcgctgctgttgctgctgctgccgacgCTGCTGGCAGCATCCCCAGGCCCCAAGCAGCGTGCCCGAATAGCGAATAGTCCCAGCGACAACAATGCATCGATGGTCGAGGCCACGTCAAAGGCAGCCTCCACAGCAGGGAAAACATCCGAAGGCGGCAGAAGCGGGAGCCGTGGCAACAATGCCAAAGCTGGTAGCAAGTATG AGATACGCGGCGTAGCCGGTGAACCACATTACAAATCGGTGAATCTGACCTGGGAAGTGGAGTTCGTGCCGTCGGCCGCTGACACAGATACGAATGGAGACGGAGTTGGAGACAAAGACGGAGTCGGTGCCACTGGGTCCCCAGTGAATGTGACAAATATGAGCAACGAAGTGGAACCGCCCAAGGCATTCCAGATCTTCTACTGCGAGATGCAGAACTACGGTCCGCAGCGGTGCCGCGTGAAGCTGGTAAACGGCACCACCGCTGAGGTGGCTGCCGATGCCGAAGACCCCATAGG ATTCCAAGTCCAGCACTTTAGCGCTGCCGTGGACAACCTGAGGATGGCCACTAGGTACAGCTTCCACGTTCGCCCTGCCACACAGAGGCGCCTCCAGGCGGGTGGTGCTCGCAGGCCGAATGCACGCGCCGAGGTCCACGATGAGAACGAGATCGAAAGTGCCGCCTCTGGGCACCTGCCCGGCCAGAGCATCATCATTCCCACGAAGGGTT TCTCTGCCCATGCCACGCAATGCCTGCCGCATGCCTCGGAGATCGAGGTGGAGACGGGCCCCTACTTCGGGGGACGCATCGTCGTGGATGGCGGCAACTGCGGCGTGAAAGGAGACGCCAGCGATGCCGCCGACAAGTACACCATGCGGATCGACCATAAGAAGTGCGGCAGCATGGTCAAGCCGGAGACCAACACGGTGGAGACCTTCATCACAGTGCAGGAGAACCTGGGCATCTTCACGCATAGCACGAGGCG CTTTGTGGTGGTCTGCAGCTACCAGTCGGGCATGCAGACAGTGCGGGCCAGCTTCACTGTGCCCGGCAAGAATGGTGTGGCCGCCGCCTACGAGCCCAACGATCCCTTCGAgcccgacgacgacgaccagcGTCTGGGCAGGGAGCTGCGGCAGATGCGCTACGTCAACAAGAGCGAGCTGGTGCTCAGGGAGTCCGACTCCGAGGCGGAGTCCGTGGAGCAGGCTGCGCTGGTAGAGGCGGCACAACCGCCTGCAACGGAGGAGACTACCCTGCCAGCAATTCAGgcccacaacagcagcaacagtcgTCAGCAGGGACGCGCCCTGAGCCTGGCCAGCCTCAAGGAGGTGAACAGTCTGGCGGAGGAGCCGGCTCGGGGTCAGACTCTGGAGCAGGTGGGCACCAAGTATGCCAAACTGGTTGTGGACCAGACGCCGGGACTCGCACAGAACTCCTGGAGCTCGGCCAGATCGCGACCCGCCCAACGCGAGGCTGGCCCagacgatggcgatggcgatgactATGACGACGAGG TGTTTGCCCCCACACTGCGTTACATAAGCTCGAATCTGAGCAGCGTGCTGGTAACTGTTTCCATATCTGTGATAATCATCAGCATTTGCCTCGTTCTGGTGCAGCGCCAGCGGCTGCGGCCGAAGACTCCGGCAGGCCACCGCTTGTCCACATCGTCGATGGCCCCCCACCTGCCGCACAAGACGCTGCCCCGCGccttgcagcagcagcagtatcAGTGCACCTTGTAG
- the LOC108163498 gene encoding lymphokine-activated killer T-cell-originated protein kinase-like has protein sequence METPPRKSRHLSPENGQDISSPIRIPASSLMTTLGFGSGVMVYRLDRSPRRGQIRSPLAVKRMTQDAVEKGEMVFNERILHEAQILGKLKHPNIVGFCGLVTSVDGLNSLVLEICGNSLGSILDERHEGKLGPLPAKYTTKVITDVARALDFLHTDARLLHGDLKSFNVLINGEFENCKLCDFGVALPLDEHGQVQLRMSGSLFYEGTCLWSAPEVIAQSEILDNKADIFSFGLVIYETLALVPPHTHNMYMFYGENKENLPDNDLIGDLSELTESSLLPPYGMRPALPVGFQVSEEHDSIVALFFLCTNASLEDRPAARTILQSFENGP, from the coding sequence ATGGAGACGCCGCCCCGTAAGTCGCGCCACTTATCTCCGGAGAACGGGCAGGACATCAGCTCCCCGATTCGCATTCCGGCATCGTCATTGATGACGACCCTGGGCTTTGGAAGCGGCGTGATGGTCTACCGCCTGGACCGCTCGCCACGACGCGGCCAGATCCGTTCACCGTTGGCCGTCAAGAGAATGACGCAAGATGCCGTGGAGAAGGGGGAAATGGTCTTCAACGAGCGAATCTTGCACGAGGCGCAGATCTTGGGGAAACTGAAGCACCCAAACATTGTCGGCTTCTGTGGCCTGGTCACGTCGGTCGATGGCCTGAACAGCCTGGTCCTGGAGATATGCGGCAACTCGTTGGGCTCCATTCTGGACGAGCGGCACGAGGGCAAACTGGGGCCGCTGCCCGCCAAATACACCACCAAAGTGATCACGGACGTGGCCCGGGCCCTCGACTTTCTGCACACCGATGCCCGGTTGCTCCACGGCGACCTCAAGTCCTTCAATGTGCTCATCAACGGCGAGTTCGAGAACTGCAAGCTCTGCGACTTTGGTGTGGCTCTGCCGCTGGACGAGCATGGCCAGGTGCAGCTCCGCATGAGTGGCAGTCTATTCTACGAGGGAACGTGCTTGTGGTCGGCTCCGGAGGTGATTGCGCAGTCGGAGATCTTGGACAACAAGGCTGACATCTTCAGCTTTGGCCTTGTCATTTACGAGACGCTGGCCCTGGTGCCGCCGCACACCCACAACATGTATATGTTTTACGGTGAAAACAAGGAGAACCTGCCAGATAATGATTTAATAGGGGATCTCTCCGAACTTACGGAGAGCAGCCTCCTTCCCCCTTACGGGATGCGACCCGCTCTGCCAGTGGGATTCCAGGTGAGCGAGGAACACGACAGCATCGTCGCTCTGTTCTTCCTGTGCACGAATGCCTCGTTGGAGGACCGTCCCGCTGCACGGACCATTCTGCAGAGCTTTGAAAATGGTCCCTAA
- the LOC108163497 gene encoding calmodulin-lysine N-methyltransferase gives MSAILVQKISAETQINSQAQQQPSRKTEQSPEVEVGHLATISLLLQYDIDNTLNAFKEHRRMTMDGRGMGGPGALVVNNNQDTDVNLNRTAAGAVLGPMAELELEGLAKGCPTAGAGQGFMPPTPPATPNLQNTAQKRWKILAKVLRKDSEETVSSSSDEFSEEQTASVRRFKSFDLLQQDSFEDHVSLKCLGKTENWYKYRMQLDNDVEYSVNIHHMERQLTASDLMGFNNTGNICVWPSEEALTALVLSEVAAYRGKWILELGGGFTSLAGLMLAKYAKPYAVHLTDGNEVSVDNVRKTACLNELSCYTKCSVLKWQERSARAQAEQEKFDFILCADCLFFDEARSALVDTIWYYLAPRGVALIMAPRRGRTLSMFQDECMARGFTVELATRYNETIWQRHLQLKADSALYDEDLHYPLLLRLCKTHS, from the coding sequence ATGTCAGCCATTCTAGTACAAAAAATATCAGCAGAAACTCAAATCAATTCCCAGGCCCAGCAGCAACCAAGCCGGAAAACGGAGCAGTCACCTGAGGTGGAAGTGGGACATCTGGCAACCAtatcgctgctgctgcaataCGATATAGACAATACGCTGAATGCGTTCAAGGAGCACCGAAGAATGACGATGGACGGAAGGGGAATGGGAGGACCAGGAGCTCTGGTAGTTAACAATAACCAAGACACGGACGTTAACCTGAATAGGACTGCGGCTGGGGCTGTGCTCGGGCCAATGGCCGAGCTAGAGCTGGAGGGATTGGCCAAGGGGTGCCCCACAGCGGGGGCCGGTCAGGGGTTCATGCCGCCCACACCTCCGGCCACACCCAATCTGCAGAACACGGCCCAGAAGCGCTGGAAGATTCTGGCCAAGGTGCTGCGCAAGGACTCCGAGGAGACCGTGTCCTCCTCCAGCGACGAGTTCAGCGAGGAGCAAACGGCGTCGGTGCGGCGCTTCAAGAGCTTCGACCTGCTGCAGCAGGACAGCTTCGAGGACCACGTGAGCCTCAAGTGCCTGGGCAAGACGGAGAACTGGTACAAGTACCGGATGCAGCTGGACAACGACGTCGAGTACTCGGTCAACATCCACCACATGGAGCGCCAGCTGACCGCCAGCGATCTCATGGGCTTCAACAACACGGGCAACATCTGCGTGTGGCCCTCGGAGGAGGCTCTCACGGCCCTGGTGCTCTCCGAAGTGGCCGCGTATCGCGGCAAGTGGATCCTGGAGCTGGGCGGCGGCTTCACCTCCCTGGCCGGCCTAATGCTGGCCAAGTACGCCAAGCCCTACGCCGTGCACCTGACCGACGGCAACGAGGTCTCGGTGGACAACGTCCGCAAGACGGCCTGCCTGAACGAGCTGAGCTGCTACACCAAGTGCTCGGTCCTCAAGTGGCAGGAGCGCTCGGCCCGGGCGCAGGCGGAGCAGGAAAAGTTCGACTTCATCCTGTGCGCCGACTGCCTGTTCTTCGACGAGGCCCGGTCGGCGCTGGTCGACACCATCTGGTATTACCTGGCGCCCCGGGGCGTGGCCCTGATCATGGCTCCGAGGCGCGGTCGCACCCTCAGCATGTTCCAGGACGAGTGCATGGCCCGGGGCTTCACGGTGGAGCTGGCCACGCGCTACAACGAGACCATCTGGCAGCGACACCTCCAGCTGAAGGCCGACTCCGCCCTGTACGACGAGGATCTGCACTATCCGCTGCTGCTCCGCCTGTGCAAGACGCACAGCTAG